A stretch of the Massilia sp. W12 genome encodes the following:
- a CDS encoding glycosyltransferase family 4 protein: protein MKKRIVMLGTSFETLGGISSVVKVWRAAGLLSRWGVLYLETHRDGSKWRKISYFARAWLGFMWQLLTFRVALAHVHLSSGPSFWRKLFFMLPAIWLRVPLVVHLHGGRFAEFYDKDCGARGKALIRYVYDHAAAVIVLSNTWLGWAKTITNNPRIYALYNPVQVPPQVPFASRKPQQILFLGRVGPPKGSVELMRACAELAKEFPQLELVMGGDGDHDAARALAAELGIADRLKLPGWIVGADKQKLLDQAAIFALPSYFEGLPMSVLEAMASGLPIVASTVGGIPEAVTDQQQGFLVPPRQVAPLQQALHRLLADAKLREQMGQAAHQRICDVFATEQILPQVERIYYELGVRP from the coding sequence ATGAAAAAAAGAATCGTGATGTTGGGCACCAGCTTTGAAACGCTGGGCGGGATTTCCTCTGTGGTCAAAGTCTGGCGCGCCGCCGGGCTTTTGTCGCGCTGGGGTGTGTTGTATCTGGAGACGCATCGGGATGGCTCGAAGTGGCGCAAGATCAGTTATTTTGCACGCGCCTGGCTTGGCTTTATGTGGCAATTACTGACCTTTCGCGTCGCCCTGGCGCATGTGCACCTGTCGTCCGGCCCGAGTTTTTGGCGCAAGCTGTTTTTTATGTTGCCGGCAATCTGGCTGCGCGTGCCGCTGGTGGTGCATTTGCATGGCGGGCGCTTCGCCGAATTTTATGACAAGGATTGCGGCGCGCGCGGCAAGGCCTTGATCCGCTATGTGTATGACCATGCGGCGGCGGTGATTGTGCTCTCCAACACCTGGCTGGGCTGGGCCAAAACGATCACCAACAACCCGCGTATTTACGCCCTCTACAATCCGGTGCAGGTGCCGCCGCAAGTGCCTTTCGCCAGCCGCAAGCCGCAACAGATTCTGTTTTTGGGACGGGTCGGCCCGCCCAAGGGGAGCGTCGAATTGATGCGCGCCTGCGCTGAACTGGCGAAAGAATTCCCGCAGCTGGAATTGGTGATGGGCGGCGATGGCGACCACGACGCCGCGCGCGCCCTGGCGGCGGAATTGGGGATTGCCGACCGTCTCAAACTGCCGGGCTGGATTGTCGGCGCCGACAAGCAAAAGCTGCTGGATCAGGCGGCGATTTTCGCGCTGCCTTCGTATTTTGAAGGCTTGCCGATGAGCGTGCTGGAAGCGATGGCCAGCGGTTTGCCGATTGTCGCCAGCACGGTGGGCGGGATTCCGGAAGCAGTGACAGATCAACAACAGGGGTTTTTAGTGCCGCCGCGCCAAGTCGCCCCTTTGCAGCAAGCTTTGCACCGTCTGCTGGCGGATGCTAAGCTGCGCGAACAAATGGGGCAGGCTGCGCATCAACGCATATGCGATGTGTTCGCCACGGAACAGATTTTGCCGCAGGTGGAACGCATTTATTACGAACTTGGAGTACGTCCATGA